The genomic region cgtttttctatataattaattatacaaacatatataGACATATgcttatatatttcattttaattttccctttttttcctttattttttttttcgttattgttttataaacatttaataaaaacctcttatcatattattataattttaaaatattattcattcttaaacatatataattccTTTGTATTTTCTTGAActtaatatgtattatattgtttatatgGTGACATACgctttcttttttttattttcctttttaatTATCTTGATAATGGGTTTCCTTTGATTTTGAAATTTCCGTTCAACAAATTACGACGACATTGGGCATAGGCTTTTcttaaaataatacaatttTCATCaatttcatttaaattatgATTGTGAAGACAATCTAAAAAATTTGAGTTATCCTTTTTATAACAAATTGTATTCTGATAACAAGCAATCATATCATTTAAAAGTTTACTACATGAATTTGAGGCCTTTCTATGTGGCTTGTCAGGTCTAACATTGAGCATATttcagaaaaaaaataaattacaaaatgttaggaaaaaataaaaatgaatttatttttaataatgttaaaattaaaatgtataaagaattttggaaatttttctttttcttttttttttttttatcttttttttctttttatgGTGTTGGATTTTTCCATACACATCACATTTTTTAGCTATAGAAttttatcaaatatatatatgtatcatctttataaattataataatgtattatatgatattatataatattacaacATAACCTTTTTACAATCCTgtcaaaaatattaatttctttttttatatacctaattataattatttaaaaaaaaaaaaaaaaaaaaaaattgaaatatgttcaatatatttttttttatctgTGTATGTTTTGtcaaatataataatatatatattatgtttatatatatatatatatatatatatatatatattttctgtccttatgaaaataaaaaaaaaatacaaaattttTAGATACAATGATATAANNNNNNNNNNNNNNNNNNNNNNNNNNNNNNNNNNNNNNNNNNNNNNNNNNNNNNNNNNNNNNNNNNNNNNNNNNNNNNNNNNNNNNNNNNNNNNNNNNNNNNNNNNNNNNNNNNNNNNNNNNNNNNNNNNNNNNNNNNNNNNNNNNNNNNNNNNNNNNNNNNNNNNNNNNNaaaaaaaaaaaaaaaaaaaaaaaaaaaaaaaaaaaaaaaatgaaataaaataaaataaaataaaacaaaacaaaacaaaacaaaacaaaagttacaatataataaatatgtcAAATGATACAACAATCTtacaaacatatatatatatatatatatatatatatatatatatttatatttatttatttatttatgtttatatttatctttgTGTAACTACTTTTAAACCTAGTTAAACACAATTTTAGGTTCATGATCGCTTAAATTCGAAATAGTTATATTGTTAActttattatcatttgtTGGGGTGTTATTATCTGAAGATTTTATTgtttccttttcttttaatgcatttattcttttatcCACTGTTGATTCTTTTGGTAAAGAGACGgtatcatttttttctttatttacaattattaaattatttgtattataacaaaataatgcTTTCAATATATTAGTTATCCATATATCcctttcttctttttctttatcacATAAAAGTATTTTATCTTTGGTAGTTTTTATATACCAACATTCTCTTGTTTCTTCAATAGTAGTTATTGGTAATTTAATATGTTCAAATGGAATTTctttgattatttttatattatttttatcttttattataatatttgaaGATGTTATTTcaacattatatttattcatattaaaaaagtCATTTGAATTTAATGAGACATCTAAAAGTCCTTTTTCATTAACATTACattcttttgtttttccTAAGGATTTTACATTTGAATCATCCATAAAAGTATCTGTACTATTTATTTCATTCTCTATATTCTTAAAAGTAAgttttttttcattattattgatcctattattttcttgttcatttatatttttggataaataattttcctttttcttattttttatttcatccGAAATAAAATTATCTAAATTATCTGTTTCCTCATCTTCATATTCATCaaattcatttatatcttccgaataatttttattgaattttttatgttttgATCTCTCTTGTAAAAATGTTTGAGATCTTAAATATTGAAGATAATTATCTCTCTTTAAATAGTTCTTATGACCTTGACAAAAACAAACAAGAGAAAGTATAAGGcaaaaaaggaaaatgaTGTTTCTCAtcctaaaaaaaaaaaaaaaacgaaaCAAGATaaacttttttatttttcatacataatatttatataaataaatcttggtatatttgtttatttttgttaCTTGGAACAAAATAGGAAAGACACTCAAATGAcagaattaaaaaaaaaaaaaaaaaaaaaaaaaaaacaaataaataaataaataaatatttatagaCAACAAAATTGACAAATTGTACTGTATTTTACAATATAAAATGGAAAATAACAaatttgaaaatattaatgaataaaatcttatatttatattatattttataagatTAGAAATGTGATGAGAAAGGATACATATGTTCATACAAGTTAGACAACATATTTTTGTGAATTACTTGAAGCAGCAGCATTTTCAGTgcattattatattgttcatatttataaatgaatataaatatatacatttaaatataatatatatatatatatatttgatatgTTGCCATATGAATGTCTTAAAATgtgtatatacataatacaatattaaaaaagaaaaaaaaagaaaaaaaaagaaaaacaggtagaatgaaaaattaacttatatttcattattctaataaattattttttctttaatttattaattacatataatgtgtaatatatatatatatatatttatatttatatatgctTAAGTTAAGTTTTTTGtcaaatatttatacacCGCAATAATACTTGATGAAGAAATAACAACggatataaaaataaaggaaaTGCTGAAAGTGttcttttttgtttttattttttctccATTTATAACTACATTTTTgtgaattatatataagtaatatttatatattttaagtatttttcatatatattattttaccCCATTTTgtcataaaaatatatatatatatatatatatttttttttttttttttttttgtttctaAATATGAAAGGGAGACAATCCTTGTCGTTCTTGTTGTTGTCGGTCccatattttttcctttttctttGGAATGAGGATATAAAGTGTCAAAGTTTATTGCCCGTATCTTATGCTTCTCATCAAATGTATTCTTTCGATAAATTAACACCTCATGAAATAAAGAGCGACCTGAAAAAAACGTTTAGTAATTTTATTAGTAGTAAGATCCaagtattaaaaaataaattcaaattatatgatataaaaaatagagagaaatataataatgaagaagGTAATGATAGTGATTTAATAGGCGatgcatatatatcttCTTTAGAAGATGAGATAAAACATTTACTGGAACAAGCCGAGAATAAAAGGATGTTAtctaaaaaaataaaatcatCTTATGAGAGGGcacataaaaatttaaaaaaaagaagaaatgTGGAAGATGATGGAAAGATgaaaaatgttttaaaacaaaatttaCAACATATTGattatttgaataaaaaatcGGATTATTTAGAAAAGAAAGCAGgagaattaaaaaatattctgGAACGGAGAGGTAATGAAAACGTGAAAGAAGggaataataatgatgaaaataatatatataataatgaatatcataataattgttCTATTTCAAAGAAGGGTActttaaaatttattaattcttCGAATGGTTTAAAACATTCTATTGATAATGTTAAGGGTATGATTAATGAAAATGGTTttacaatattttataaaaataaaaaaaaaatgacaTATTTTTGGAGTGTTTTAGAGTTACCAATTAAAATGATAGGAAGTATAGAAcaatgtttttattttatttataaaaataataatcaaatattttgtgctgataacaaaataaaagcTTATTCATGGATGAATAGTTTAAGTGAAGCATCATTGTGTTTTCATTTTGGTATAAAAGGTGTTCTAattaatagtaatataaataatattaataaaaatgacgatatgaataatacaaatgatgaaaatgtTAAGCATTCTGattttatgaataatattagtAATGGTATAAAAcaagggaaaaaaaataaacaaaaaaaaattgatgAGAATTCATTAACGGTTGATATAAAACCTGAGGATACAGGCACACGTATTTTTGTTAATGATGTggaacaaaaaataaacaagGACGTACCAGGAAAAGATAATGTTTTCAATTtgaatgatataaaaaagaaaatggATGACGAAAGGAAAACACCTCAAAGCgaaaatgatgaagatCAACAAGTAGGGTATGATAAAATGGAAGAAgatgaaaaagaagataGTCAAATGGACTATGACGATAATGAAAtgtaacatatatatgtatatatatatatatatatatatatatatatatatatatatataattatatactATTAAACAATTTTCATATGAAcattatgatataaatatatatcctCATTTgtcttttaatttttttttttttttttttttttNNNNNNNNNNNNNNNNNNNNNNNNNNNNNNNNNNNNNNNNNNNNNNNNNNNNNNNNNNNNNNNNNNNNNNNNNNNNNNNNNNNNNNNNNNNNNNNNNNNNNNNNNNNNNNNNNNNNNNNNNNNNNNNNNNNNNNNNNNNNNNNNNNNNNNNNNNNNNNNNNNNNNNNNNNNNNNNNNNNNNNNNNNNNNNNNNNNNNNNNNNNNNNNNNNNNNNNNNNNNNNNNNNNNNNNNNNNNNNNNNNNNNNataaaaaaaaaaaaaaaaaaaaaagaaaaaaaaaaaatttatgtatatatatatgatgtaTATCTTTCTTGAACAGATCTGTATATACACAATGTCttatttagaaaaaaaaacatatatatatatatatatatatttttaatatattgaaaaaaaaagaattgtacatataaaatataacaataatcCGCGTATTTGGTAGatgaatttatttttacaatttctaatatatgtttgaacatgttaatataatgtatttCGATATCAAATATGTAGATATAACAAATGagttcatatattaatatttgttGTACTTAAAAATGATGGTAGAATGAGGTTATTcttatatcataatataagtttgaaatatttttacatgtatataaatatatatttatgaaaaagatataaCTGTTTCATTATGTATGTTAGGTcacatatattaacatatatatatatatatatatatatatatatatatatatatatatatatatttgatatatttttattccatggaatgttattttttcccCCCATATATGTACAGATAAGGTTTCCTTTGCATTATactttaaataaaaaaataatattatatatataattttttattttattttattttattttattattatatttttttttttcttgtgTCGTCTTTTATGTACCCATgttgaatattttttccaaTGAAGATTTATCGGTACCTGCAGAAAAggaagaagaagaagaagaagagAAATTAGAAAAGTCtaaagataaaaaagatTTAGATAAGATtgagaataaaaaaatggacAGAAAATTTTCGCACGGTTCATATTTATCTAAATATGATAGTAGTAAAAggttatattataataaaggTTTGGAAACCAAAATAAAATCTTTAAGGAAAAGCTTTAGGAAACGTTATAGAATAGtaagaaataatttaatgaaattaataaaagtatTAAAAGAATTTCCTGATATAAAGCAAATAAAAGAACATGAAACAACAGAAGGTAAGATTACAATCAATATTGATGTGgttgaaaaattaaataaaattatggataaaataaatatagaaaaattaaaatataataataaaaaagaaaaaagaaaaaaaaaaaaaggaattaaaaataaaagtagAAATAGAAATAGTAATAGGAATAGGAATAGGAATCGATATAAGAGTgaagaatatttatatccaaaaaaaaaattatccaaaatttctttttcaacTACCCTTTTTCCTCTCTCTAAAAGAATTAGCTACaaaagtaatataaattcattaagtatggaaaataaaaagaacaaaaggaaaaggaagaaaaagaagaaaaaaaagaagaaagaaaataacatacaaaatgaaaaactacataaaagaaaaaacatatattcCAAGAGAGGTAACATATTTAGTAAGAGTAAAACTTTTGGAAAACTTCACAGAAGAagaatatacaaaaatCCATATAAACATAGAAAAACATTctatgaaaatatttatgaaaatttGAATGAAAATCTTAATCAAcatatttatgaaaatatatacgAAAATTTgaatcaaaatatatatgaaaatatgtATGAAAATTTGAATACAAATATGTTCCAAATTACCAATGATAACAATCctgaaaaaaagaataaaaatacatgtaataatatgttcGAAAATTTATATGGAAATGTATATCCAAATGAACTTGAAATGTCCTATGAAAGAGAACTTgataatgtatataaaagtTTAAATGTAAATGAATCTCATAATTTAAACAATAATTctcataaatataaatttcaaaaaacattttatcATAATGCTTTGCAAAATTATTACCCAAACACAAGTTTACCTTTTaataagaattatttaaaaaataataatttttattattattatatgaatttaagaaataaaaaacatcAAAATGTAAACCATTATAATGATACAAATAATGTACTGGTTACagatttttatatgtattcaACATTAAATGCAAGTTTTAATAGATTAAATTctttgaaaaataaaaataattttcatttatttaatagAAATTTTTCTAATGTGTATTTGAAAAGggaaaatgatataataggtttcaacaacaacaataataataacaacaataataataataataataataataataataataaaatagaatCCACTTATATGGAACACGATTTTTTGAAGAATTTACCTTACAcaatgaataataataataacaataatatgCTTCTTAAATATTATCCTGAACAACATACTTatgttcataatattaCCGAGAGTTTTTTCTCACCCAACAAGATATTTACAATCAgaaaagggaaaaaaaataaaacaacaaatcaaaataaacacaaactaaaaaaatttgtcaaagatgaaaaaattagaaaCTTACTAAGAACAGCTACAAATGAAGACGAGTTACTTAGAGCAATAAATTTTGCAAAAAATGCTGGTCTTGAATTTGAAGCAAAGTTAGgtgataaaaaattaaacaaGCTGAAATGTACAAGTTGAATGGATATATTAATTTCggaataataaattattaaaaaaattttaagaaattgtaataattaCAATAAGAGTgataagaattattatatattaataatatatgtaaaaacAAGATTTTAATCTACAACAAAATtgaattataattaatcttatattttatttctttttatttcatttcgcttttttttttatgtacttatattttttacacTCCTTGTTTTAGTTATATCTacttttttcataattctttttttttttttttgaaacataatgtaaatgttattattcatgtgtaaaattatttattattatatacaaataaaattgaagggttatataaaatataattttttttttttttttatgtattatcttataaataaataaatatatatatatatatatatatatatatatatatatataatgtgattaaaaaaatgaagaaaaaacataaaaccattttatatagtatataattaatatataaacaataaattatttattatcatcctTTTGctgttatattttatatagtTCTTTTCCTATGgttaaaattaaaaggaaaagaaacaaaaaacGTTTTGCTTTGAAATGGTTAAAACTTTCATGTTATAGGTGTAAAACACCTTGTGAGatattaacaaaaattTTCTTATGCTCAATAgaatttatacattttttgcttgttaaaatttaatatgtatatataaaaaaatattacaaaaatataattaaaaagaatatgtaaaaaaatcTATTATTTCAAAGGATTGAATAATATGCCAAAGATTTGTTAAATgttccatatatatatatatatatatatatatatatatatatgaataattttattttgatatatacTCAATTTATAGaactattatataaataaataaatatatatatatatatatatatatatgtgaatgtataatttataagttataaatataccaaacacatattaattataaaatgtaattCATATTGCtttaaaatacatataaaaattataggATTCTTAAAATCCTAATTTGTTATAAATTATTGAATTTGTTATAattccatatatatttatatatatttatatatttatatttattcatttattatgtagaataatttttaattttataaatttatatacatattaatgTAGAAGGAAGAAATGTGTTAGAAGATTTCAAATGATGCAAAAAAAAGGTAACTTACaggaattttttttttctgtaaTTAATTACacttttttatttagaAGCAATTTCCATTGTAGTATAAATAACATTAATAACAAGAAGAGATTTTGCtttcttatttataaaaatgatttttCAGCTTCTTATTCAACgattaataataattcttcatgggtaaataatatcagggtaacaaataaataccttactaaaaaaagatatatgAAAGAAACTAGGCACACCATTCTTTGTAGAACAAATCAAAATAACTATAGTATCTTGGCTGATGTTC from Plasmodium reichenowi strain SY57 chromosome 8, whole genome shotgun sequence harbors:
- a CDS encoding cytochrome c oxidase assembly protein, putative produces the protein MLNVRPDKPHRKASNSCSKLLNDMIACYQNTICYKKDNSNFLDCLHNHNLNEIDENCIILRKAYAQCRRNLLNGNFKIKGNPLSR
- a CDS encoding hypothetical protein (conserved Plasmodium protein, unknown function), which encodes MRNIIFLFCLILSLVCFCQGHKNYLKRDNYLQYLRSQTFLQERSKHKKFNKNYSEDINEFDEYEDEETDNLDNFISDEIKNKKKENYLSKNINEQENNRINNNEKKLTFKNIENEINSTDTFMDDSNVKSLGKTKECNVNEKGLLDVSLNSNDFFNMNKYNVEITSSNIIIKDKNNIKIIKEIPFEHIKLPITTIEETRECWYIKTTKDKILLCDKEKEERDIWITNILKALFCYNTNNLIIVNKEKNDTVSLPKESTVDKRINALKEKETIKSSDNNTPTNDNKVNNITISNLSDHEPKIVFN
- a CDS encoding hypothetical protein (conserved Plasmodium protein, unknown function); translated protein: MKGRQSLSFLLLSVPYFFLFLWNEDIKCQSLLPVSYASHQMYSFDKLTPHEIKSDLKKTFSNFISSKIQVLKNKFKLYDIKNREKYNNEEGNDSDLIGDAYISSLEDEIKHLLEQAENKRMLSKKIKSSYERAHKNLKKRRNVEDDGKMKNVLKQNLQHIDYLNKKSDYLEKKAGELKNILERRGNENVKEGNNNDENNIYNNEYHNNCSISKKGTLKFINSSNGLKHSIDNVKGMINENGFTIFYKNKKKMTYFWSVLELPIKMIGSIEQCFYFIYKNNNQIFCADNKIKAYSWMNSLSEASLCFHFGIKGVLINSNINNINKNDDMNNTNDENVKHSDFMNNISNGIKQGKKNKQKKIDENSLTVDIKPEDTGTRIFVNDVEQKINKDVPGKDNVFNLNDIKKKMDDERKTPQSENDEDQQVGYDKMEEDEKEDSQMDYDDNEM
- a CDS encoding hypothetical protein (conserved Plasmodium protein, unknown function); amino-acid sequence: MLNIFSNEDLSVPAEKEEEEEEEKLEKSKDKKDLDKIENKKMDRKFSHGSYLSKYDSSKRLYYNKGLETKIKSLRKSFRKRYRIVRNNLMKLIKVLKEFPDIKQIKEHETTEGKITINIDVVEKLNKIMDKINIEKLKYNNKKEKRKKKKGIKNKSRNRNSNRNRNRNRYKSEEYLYPKKKLSKISFSTTLFPLSKRISYKSNINSLSMENKKNKRKRKKKKKKKKKENNIQNEKLHKRKNIYSKRGNIFSKSKTFGKLHRRRIYKNPYKHRKTFYENIYENLNENLNQHIYENIYENLNQNIYENMYENLNTNMFQITNDNNPEKKNKNTCNNMFENLYGNVYPNELEMSYERELDNVYKSLNVNESHNLNNNSHKYKFQKTFYHNALQNYYPNTSLPFNKNYLKNNNFYYYYMNLRNKKHQNVNHYNDTNNVLVTDFYMYSTLNASFNRLNSLKNKNNFHLFNRNFSNVYLKRENDIIGFNNNNNNNNNNNNNNNNNNNKIESTYMEHDFLKNLPYTMNNNNNNNMLLKYYPEQHTYVHNITESFFSPNKIFTIRKGKKNKTTNQNKHKLKKFVKDEKIRNLLRTATNEDELLRAINFAKNAGLEFEAKLGDKKLNKLKCTS